Proteins encoded together in one Cytophagales bacterium window:
- a CDS encoding class I SAM-dependent methyltransferase produces MFNYPRKFTLIFLLIINEFDAVLSTYSTCPLYDPVEGALELYRVVKPGGRLAVVHSVEPQNPFIRWLAHGLEKIIWLFPRLSLGCRPVTILPSLTDKGAKLIFEKRIGLPLMPFQVFVVQKPK; encoded by the coding sequence ATTTTTAATTACCCAAGGAAATTTACCCTGATTTTTTTGTTAATTATTAATGAATTTGATGCTGTGCTTTCAACCTATAGTACCTGCCCTTTATATGACCCAGTGGAAGGGGCGCTGGAACTTTACCGGGTAGTTAAGCCGGGAGGACGGCTCGCAGTGGTACATTCTGTTGAACCACAAAATCCTTTTATTCGCTGGCTGGCTCATGGCCTGGAAAAAATTATCTGGCTTTTCCCGCGGCTAAGCCTGGGCTGCCGCCCGGTAACAATCCTTCCTTCATTGACTGATAAAGGAGCTAAATTGATCTTTGAAAAAAGAATAGGTTTGCCGCTCATGCCGTTTCAAGTTTTTGTGGTGCAGAAACCCAAATGA
- a CDS encoding thiolase family protein: MNAYHDKQKGVGIVYDDIYLVNGARTPFGKLCGTLARVSPTDLGIFACKAALERSGVKAGDIDQVVIANVGQSSADAYFLPRHIALYSGVKEEVPAIMVQRICGSGFETIITGAEQITLGKAGVVLCGGTENMSLAPTAGFGNRMGYQLGRPDFKDMLWESLDDTAAGFSMGFTAENISKKHNITREEADEFAKLSSDRAISAIERGFFKDEVVSLNTVVFEVDGLKPRKVRLPKKVENFVTDENVRQTGMDALSKLHPVFTKDGIQTAGNSSGIVDGAASVVVAGKNFIAANDLKPLTKVTASTSCGIDPKVMGLGPVPAISLLLKIAGLKMEDIGLIEINEAFSAQIIGCEKELRFDRNIANVNGGAIAIGHPLAATGVRLSLTISREMNLRKVKYGIASACIGGGQGTAVLFENANL, encoded by the coding sequence ATGAATGCTTATCACGACAAACAAAAAGGTGTCGGCATCGTCTATGACGACATTTACCTCGTAAACGGAGCAAGAACTCCCTTTGGTAAACTCTGCGGGACATTGGCCCGTGTTTCACCCACAGACCTGGGCATTTTTGCCTGTAAAGCGGCACTTGAAAGGTCCGGGGTTAAAGCCGGTGATATTGACCAGGTGGTAATAGCTAATGTAGGGCAAAGCTCAGCAGATGCTTATTTTCTTCCAAGACACATTGCGTTATATTCAGGTGTAAAAGAAGAGGTTCCTGCGATCATGGTACAGAGGATCTGTGGTTCCGGTTTTGAGACCATTATCACAGGTGCCGAACAGATCACCCTGGGCAAAGCCGGTGTGGTATTATGCGGAGGAACAGAAAATATGTCATTAGCTCCCACGGCAGGTTTTGGCAACAGGATGGGCTACCAGTTGGGCAGGCCGGATTTTAAAGACATGCTTTGGGAATCATTGGATGATACTGCTGCCGGTTTCTCTATGGGCTTTACGGCAGAGAATATCTCTAAAAAGCACAATATCACCCGCGAAGAAGCAGATGAATTTGCCAAATTATCATCTGATAGGGCAATTTCAGCTATTGAAAGAGGGTTTTTTAAAGATGAGGTCGTTTCGCTGAACACTGTCGTTTTTGAAGTGGATGGATTGAAACCAAGAAAGGTCCGCCTGCCCAAAAAAGTTGAGAATTTTGTTACTGATGAAAATGTCAGGCAAACCGGTATGGACGCGCTGTCAAAACTCCACCCTGTATTTACAAAAGATGGCATTCAAACTGCCGGTAACTCAAGCGGGATCGTAGATGGTGCAGCTTCAGTTGTTGTGGCTGGTAAAAATTTTATTGCCGCTAACGATTTAAAACCATTAACTAAAGTGACCGCTTCTACTTCATGCGGTATTGACCCTAAAGTAATGGGACTGGGCCCGGTACCTGCTATCAGCTTGTTACTAAAAATAGCAGGTTTGAAAATGGAAGACATCGGACTGATAGAGATCAATGAAGCTTTTAGTGCGCAAATTATAGGATGTGAAAAAGAATTACGGTTTGATAGAAATATAGCCAATGTAAATGGTGGCGCCATTGCAATTGGACATCCGTTGGCTGCAACCGGAGTGCGACTTTCATTGACAATTTCAAGAGAAATGAATCTCAGGAAAGTAAAATACGGCATAGCTTCCGCCTGCATTGGCGGGGGGCAAGGGACTGCTGTGTTATTTGAAAATGCTAACTTATAA
- a CDS encoding DUF1640 domain-containing protein has product MNTTELDIYELLKLKLGEKETKALFSFVGSKIEDQQDTLATKLGIEKLKAELLVVKWMLGVVLAGIISLVLKAFLV; this is encoded by the coding sequence ATGAATACTACTGAATTAGATATATACGAACTGTTAAAACTAAAACTTGGTGAAAAAGAAACTAAGGCGCTTTTTTCATTTGTTGGAAGTAAAATAGAGGATCAGCAGGATACATTAGCTACAAAACTTGGTATAGAAAAATTAAAAGCCGAATTATTAGTAGTTAAATGGATGTTAGGAGTAGTTTTGGCAGGTATCATTTCTCTTGTATTAAAAGCATTTTTAGTTTAA
- a CDS encoding T9SS type A sorting domain-containing protein, with product MKKLTLTFAAALLIIQYAIINNQSQAQSKVFIPDINFRFYLNTNYPTFMDGSGDSLLIDSAATLTNLNCTGQSIADLTGVEYFVNITNLDCSWNQLTSLPDLTNNTALQGLFCYGNQLISLPDLTGNTALSNLDCNGNQLTSLPGFTNNTALQWLVCYDNQLTSLPALTNNPALQWLWCYNNQLTSLPALTNNTALVDLYCYNNQLTSLPNLTTNTALLRIRCYFNQLTSLPDLSNNTALIQLFCYNNKLTALPDLTNNTALVQLWCNFNKLNFSSARELRIADTISTLTMYTYSPQNPFGTPATFELDTGDTIILSIASQDSALSYQWFVGTDTIVGATDTFLILANVTVAESGVYSCKSYGTALNKPPMTWNPGISSFVSEFFIVIVGPRLKAFIPDINFRDFLNTTYPGFIIGDSLLTDSAATITGLLSCSGLNIADITGLEWFFNIQWLHCYNNLLTTLPDMSAFTNLKWLHCYDNQLTSLPDLSASTNIQQLYCYNNQLTALPNLSSPNFSLQKLYCEYNQLTALPDLSSHFVLQRLYCNDNQITSLPDLANTDLAWLYCWRNKLDFSDARELRIADAILTLTAYAYSPQNPFGTADTFNLNTGDTLILSIASQDSALSYQWFRGTDTITGATDTLLIIPNVLLTDSGIYTCRSYGTALGSPPMIFGPGISSFISEPLTVNILSASLSASISYQQNVSCNGGMDGEAAVTVTGGSPPYTLQWSDSSAQITDTAYSLFADIYYVVVTDSLGAVDTALLTITEPPAITGSQTLTICAGDSVIVGTSVYNTTGVYTDIFTASNGCDSTFTTNLTVNPLPIVSFTGLDTSYCLNDAAVTLTGTPTGGTFSGTGISSSQFNPANADTGTHTITYTYTDGNNCTDSISQNVTVNNCLGINDQSSINNDQLKVYPNPNTGEFTVTFKITEKQNINLKVINIKGQVIYEENLSDFTGQYQNKINMSGYLPAGQAGAKGIYNLQLSTKEKTINRKIILE from the coding sequence ATGAAAAAATTAACTTTAACATTCGCAGCAGCATTATTAATTATTCAATATGCAATAATCAATAATCAATCGCAGGCACAGTCCAAAGTCTTCATCCCAGACATCAACTTCCGCTTTTACCTCAATACAAACTATCCCACTTTTATGGATGGTTCAGGCGACAGTTTGCTAATTGACTCCGCGGCAACTCTGACCAATTTGAATTGCACCGGTCAAAGTATTGCTGACCTTACGGGAGTGGAATACTTTGTTAATATTACAAATCTTGATTGTTCTTGGAATCAATTAACTTCCCTGCCCGACCTAACGAATAATACTGCTTTGCAAGGGCTTTTCTGTTATGGTAATCAATTAATCTCTTTACCTGACCTTACTGGCAATACCGCTTTGTCGAATCTTGATTGTAATGGCAATCAATTAACCTCCTTGCCTGGTTTTACAAATAATACCGCTTTGCAATGGCTTGTTTGTTATGATAATCAATTAACCTCCCTGCCAGCCCTTACGAATAATCCCGCTTTGCAATGGCTTTGGTGTTATAATAATCAATTAACTTCCCTGCCTGCTCTTACGAATAATACAGCTTTAGTGGATCTTTATTGTTATAATAATCAGCTAACCTCCCTGCCTAATCTTACAACCAACACTGCTTTGCTACGGATTCGTTGTTATTTTAATCAATTAACCTCCCTGCCTGACCTTTCGAATAATACCGCTTTGATACAGCTTTTTTGTTATAATAATAAATTAACTGCCCTGCCTGACCTTACGAATAATACCGCTTTGGTTCAGCTTTGGTGTAATTTTAATAAATTAAACTTTTCATCTGCAAGAGAGCTAAGAATAGCTGATACCATTTCAACACTTACCATGTATACTTACAGCCCTCAAAACCCTTTTGGTACACCGGCTACTTTTGAACTAGATACAGGAGATACGATCATTTTAAGCATTGCCAGTCAGGATTCAGCGTTAAGCTACCAGTGGTTCGTGGGAACAGATACCATTGTTGGCGCTACGGATACATTTTTAATACTTGCGAATGTTACTGTGGCTGAGAGCGGAGTTTATAGCTGCAAGTCTTACGGCACAGCATTAAATAAACCGCCAATGACATGGAATCCGGGCATCAGCAGCTTTGTTTCAGAGTTTTTCATAGTAATCGTTGGACCAAGACTCAAAGCCTTCATCCCAGACATCAACTTCCGCGATTTTCTCAATACAACCTACCCCGGTTTTATAATAGGTGATAGCTTACTTACCGATTCAGCAGCTACTATCACGGGTTTATTGAGTTGCAGTGGTCTAAATATTGCTGACATTACGGGATTAGAATGGTTTTTTAATATTCAATGGCTCCATTGTTATAATAATCTATTGACCACTTTGCCTGACATGTCAGCCTTTACAAATTTAAAATGGTTGCATTGCTATGATAACCAATTAACCTCTTTGCCCGATCTGTCGGCAAGTACAAACATACAACAACTCTATTGTTATAATAATCAATTAACCGCCTTGCCTAATCTTTCATCTCCTAATTTTTCTTTGCAAAAGTTATATTGTGAATATAATCAACTAACGGCTTTACCTGATCTTTCTTCCCACTTTGTTTTGCAAAGATTGTATTGTAATGATAATCAAATTACCAGCTTGCCAGATCTCGCCAATACAGACTTAGCGTGGCTTTATTGCTGGAGAAATAAATTAGACTTTTCAGATGCAAGAGAGTTAAGAATAGCTGATGCCATTTTAACACTTACCGCTTATGCCTACAGCCCTCAAAACCCTTTTGGCACAGCCGATACTTTTAATCTGAATACGGGCGATACACTCATATTAAGCATAGCCAGCCAGGATTCTGCGTTGAGCTACCAATGGTTTAGGGGAACGGATACGATAACGGGTGCAACAGATACCCTTTTAATAATTCCCAATGTACTGCTCACTGATAGCGGAATTTATACCTGCAGGTCTTATGGTACAGCGCTTGGTAGCCCCCCAATGATCTTTGGACCCGGCATCAGCAGCTTTATTTCAGAGCCGCTGACCGTAAATATTCTTTCAGCGTCTCTTTCTGCTTCAATATCTTATCAACAAAATGTTTCCTGTAATGGCGGGATGGATGGAGAAGCAGCAGTAACTGTAACTGGCGGCAGTCCCCCATATACCCTGCAATGGTCCGATTCATCAGCACAAATTACGGACACTGCATATAGTTTGTTTGCAGATATTTATTATGTTGTGGTAACAGATTCATTGGGCGCTGTTGACACTGCACTTCTAACAATTACTGAACCACCTGCCATCACCGGAAGCCAAACCCTCACCATCTGTGCAGGTGACAGCGTAATAGTGGGAACCAGTGTTTACAATACTACCGGAGTTTACACCGATATATTCACAGCATCCAACGGCTGCGACAGCACATTCACCACTAACCTAACCGTTAATCCATTGCCAATCGTCAGCTTTACCGGCTTAGACACAAGCTATTGTCTTAATGATGCCGCAGTAACCCTTACAGGCACACCAACAGGCGGAACATTCAGTGGCACAGGAATCAGCAGCAGCCAGTTCAACCCTGCCAATGCCGACACGGGAACACACACAATCACCTACACTTATACTGATGGAAACAACTGTACAGACAGCATCTCCCAAAATGTAACAGTTAATAATTGTTTAGGCATCAATGATCAATCATCAATAAACAATGATCAATTAAAAGTATATCCCAATCCAAACACAGGTGAATTCACCGTAACATTCAAAATAACAGAAAAGCAAAATATCAACCTCAAAGTAATTAACATAAAAGGCCAGGTAATTTATGAAGAAAATCTAAGTGATTTTACGGGCCAGTATCAAAATAAAATAAATATGAGTGGCTACCTGCCTGCCGGACAGGCAGGTGCAAAAGGAATTTATAATTTACAATTATCAACTAAGGAGAAAACTATCAACAGAAAGATAATTCTTGAATAA
- a CDS encoding aminotransferase class I/II-fold pyridoxal phosphate-dependent enzyme, with amino-acid sequence MGYNVIPSQGNFIYMYFDRHENKERTFKQLENKGILVCNLDVFGQENSLRISIGDAETNKKIVECLYRKK; translated from the coding sequence TTGGGGTATAATGTAATTCCTTCCCAGGGAAATTTTATTTACATGTATTTTGACCGGCATGAAAACAAAGAAAGAACATTCAAGCAATTAGAAAACAAAGGAATATTAGTATGTAATTTGGATGTTTTCGGACAAGAAAATTCGTTGCGGATAAGTATTGGTGATGCTGAAACAAATAAGAAGATCGTTGAATGCCTGTATAGGAAGAAATAG
- a CDS encoding tryptophanase, which produces MLQKTIIEPFKIKMVEPIPMTTPSQRKAFLKAAFYNPFLLKSKQVMIDLLTDSGTSAMSSDQWAAMMQGDESYAGAKSWEKLEIVIRDLTGYPFILPTHQGRAAERILYGSLGGKRKVFINNTHFDTTRANIEFSGAKAFDCPIAETNNPSIYHPFKGNMDTEKLKQLIQKHRVENIGAVILTITNNTGGGQPVSMENARDVSKICSKHGILFILDTCRIAENAYFINHREKGYEKKSYKEIAQEMFSLADGCIMSAKKDGMVNMGGFLALKDKQIADACINLLIITEGYTTYGGLSGRDMEAIAIGLQEVFDSDYLKYRIKSTNYLGEKLHKMGIPILMPIGGHAVYIDAKAFYPHIPVEQYPGQVLVCELYIKGGIRCCEIGSVMFGKYDEHGKLIPTAMELVRLAIPRRVYTQSHIDYVIDIFEEILQDKETTEGIKITYEPEFLRHFTAHFIPIVYEGKS; this is translated from the coding sequence ATGTTGCAGAAAACCATTATAGAACCCTTCAAAATAAAGATGGTTGAACCCATTCCAATGACCACTCCATCTCAGCGCAAAGCGTTTCTAAAAGCAGCGTTTTACAATCCATTCCTGCTAAAGTCAAAACAGGTGATGATTGACCTTCTTACCGATAGTGGTACATCAGCAATGAGTTCTGACCAATGGGCTGCTATGATGCAGGGAGATGAATCATACGCAGGGGCTAAAAGCTGGGAAAAACTCGAAATAGTGATCCGGGACTTAACCGGCTATCCCTTTATTTTACCCACTCATCAAGGCAGGGCGGCAGAACGCATATTATATGGATCTCTTGGCGGCAAAAGAAAAGTATTTATCAACAATACCCATTTTGATACTACCCGTGCCAATATTGAATTTTCAGGCGCTAAAGCTTTTGATTGCCCTATAGCTGAGACAAATAATCCCTCAATATATCATCCTTTTAAAGGGAATATGGATACAGAAAAACTAAAACAGCTTATCCAAAAGCACCGGGTTGAAAACATAGGTGCTGTCATCCTCACTATTACCAATAATACTGGTGGTGGTCAACCTGTAAGCATGGAAAATGCAAGAGATGTCAGTAAGATTTGCAGTAAGCATGGTATTCTTTTTATCCTGGATACCTGCCGGATAGCTGAAAATGCTTACTTTATCAATCACAGGGAAAAAGGATATGAAAAAAAGTCCTACAAGGAAATTGCACAGGAAATGTTTTCTCTGGCAGATGGCTGCATTATGAGCGCCAAAAAAGACGGCATGGTTAACATGGGCGGATTCCTGGCATTGAAAGACAAACAAATTGCTGATGCGTGCATTAATTTATTAATCATTACTGAGGGATACACTACCTACGGAGGGCTCTCAGGGCGGGATATGGAGGCGATTGCTATCGGCTTGCAGGAAGTATTTGATAGCGATTACCTCAAATACCGGATAAAAAGCACAAATTACCTGGGAGAAAAATTGCACAAAATGGGCATACCCATCCTAATGCCCATAGGGGGTCATGCCGTTTACATAGATGCAAAAGCTTTTTATCCTCATATACCTGTTGAGCAATATCCCGGACAGGTATTGGTTTGTGAATTGTATATCAAAGGCGGGATCAGGTGTTGTGAAATTGGTTCGGTGATGTTTGGTAAATATGATGAACATGGCAAACTCATCCCCACTGCTATGGAATTAGTGAGGTTGGCTATTCCAAGAAGAGTATATACCCAAAGCCACATTGATTATGTGATAGACATATTTGAAGAAATATTACAGGACAAAGAAACTACCGAAGGGATTAAAATAACTTATGAGCCGGAATTTTTAAGGCATTTTACGGCCCACTTTATACCAATCGTATATGAAGGAAAAAGTTAA
- a CDS encoding 3-hydroxyacyl-CoA dehydrogenase/enoyl-CoA hydratase family protein, translated as MSYQYKNLSISKLSIIGAGQIGPDIALHFAKVFAKHDVKLVIVDIAEEAIEKAKAKIEKKIAKGVETGAFKPEMAETMKTSITYTTDYQAISGSEIVLEAATEDENIKDAIFKQVESICDDKCLFFSNSSHMQPEVIFKNIKDQSRSLVIHYFFPAERNPVVELIPSDKTDKELVETLLGFYESIGKIPIKVKSSYGYAIDPIFEGLCQTAILCLEKGYGTVKEIDAVAMKTLGLGVGPFTALTLTGGNPITNHGLDEMNKLLMPWFRSPNALKEAVKNNTGWDIASRDEKVEVVSEKEEALTKQFLGAYFGLASYILDLGICDISDLNMACEIALVIKAPFTMMNKMEVRKALSAVQAFCNEHYGFEVPGSLKVAAKTGKWEISNVIKKRKNNIAVLTIKRPRVLNALNNTVLNELRKHFEEIENDSSIIGTVLTGFGNKAFVSGADIKELAQCKTPEEGYQSSKNFHSVLNYIENLKKPVVCAYNGFAFGGGNELAMACTLRICKKNMPVVVCQPEVNLGFIPGAGGTQRLPRLIGLDKAGEILRTGRTVSSKEAAEIGLVHKEAEGELIEEAVNLIRQVANGEIDIKQLQEVPLAGNGGVPEINIGHLSKKIDGILTKAIYEGAKMSLEEGLELEAKLFGECINTEDMKIGLETFMKEGARAKAEFVHR; from the coding sequence ATGAGCTATCAGTACAAAAACCTCTCCATCTCAAAACTTTCTATAATCGGAGCAGGGCAAATAGGCCCCGACATTGCATTACACTTTGCAAAGGTTTTCGCGAAGCATGATGTGAAATTAGTAATAGTTGACATTGCTGAAGAAGCTATTGAAAAAGCAAAAGCAAAAATTGAGAAGAAGATCGCCAAAGGAGTTGAAACAGGCGCTTTCAAGCCGGAAATGGCAGAAACCATGAAAACCTCCATCACCTACACAACTGATTACCAGGCAATCTCCGGCTCAGAAATCGTGCTGGAGGCGGCTACTGAAGACGAAAACATCAAAGATGCCATCTTCAAACAGGTGGAAAGCATTTGTGATGATAAGTGCCTGTTCTTCTCCAACTCATCACACATGCAGCCCGAAGTGATCTTTAAGAACATCAAAGATCAAAGCAGGAGTTTGGTGATACACTACTTTTTTCCTGCCGAAAGAAACCCGGTAGTTGAATTAATCCCTTCTGATAAAACTGATAAAGAACTTGTAGAAACTTTGCTGGGCTTTTACGAATCCATTGGGAAAATACCGATAAAGGTCAAAAGTTCTTACGGATATGCCATTGACCCCATCTTTGAAGGGCTGTGCCAGACCGCAATCTTGTGCCTGGAAAAAGGATACGGTACCGTGAAAGAGATTGATGCCGTTGCGATGAAAACCCTGGGATTGGGCGTTGGTCCGTTCACTGCTTTAACACTGACAGGAGGCAACCCCATCACCAACCACGGGCTTGATGAAATGAACAAATTGCTGATGCCCTGGTTCAGGTCGCCCAACGCTTTAAAGGAGGCAGTGAAAAACAATACCGGCTGGGACATCGCTTCAAGAGATGAAAAAGTGGAAGTAGTTTCCGAAAAAGAAGAAGCGTTGACGAAGCAGTTCCTGGGCGCTTATTTTGGCCTGGCATCCTATATACTGGATTTGGGAATTTGTGATATAAGCGACCTTAATATGGCTTGTGAAATTGCTTTGGTCATAAAAGCTCCATTTACAATGATGAATAAAATGGAAGTCCGCAAAGCATTATCTGCCGTACAGGCATTTTGCAATGAACACTATGGATTTGAAGTACCTGGTAGTCTTAAAGTGGCTGCAAAAACAGGAAAGTGGGAAATTTCAAATGTGATAAAAAAAAGAAAAAATAACATTGCTGTGCTAACCATCAAGCGCCCCAGGGTCTTAAATGCTCTGAACAACACTGTACTGAACGAACTCCGCAAACATTTTGAAGAAATTGAGAATGACTCATCTATCATCGGCACGGTTCTTACCGGCTTTGGTAACAAGGCATTTGTTTCAGGCGCTGACATTAAAGAGCTGGCGCAATGTAAAACTCCCGAAGAGGGCTACCAATCTTCCAAAAACTTCCATAGTGTCTTGAACTATATCGAAAATCTTAAAAAGCCGGTTGTTTGCGCCTACAATGGATTTGCATTTGGTGGAGGCAATGAGCTGGCAATGGCTTGTACATTGCGAATCTGCAAAAAGAACATGCCGGTTGTGGTGTGCCAGCCCGAAGTGAACCTCGGATTTATTCCCGGTGCCGGTGGGACACAGCGCCTGCCCAGGTTGATCGGTTTGGATAAAGCCGGTGAAATATTAAGAACAGGACGTACAGTTTCGTCTAAAGAAGCAGCCGAAATTGGTTTGGTTCATAAAGAGGCTGAAGGAGAGCTTATTGAAGAAGCTGTCAACCTTATAAGACAGGTTGCAAACGGAGAAATTGATATTAAACAACTTCAGGAAGTACCACTGGCCGGAAACGGGGGAGTACCTGAAATCAACATCGGTCATCTGAGCAAAAAGATTGACGGAATTCTTACCAAAGCAATTTATGAAGGCGCTAAAATGTCCCTTGAAGAAGGACTTGAATTGGAAGCAAAGTTGTTTGGTGAATGCATCAATACAGAGGATATGAAAATTGGCCTGGAGACATTCATGAAAGAAGGAGCCAGGGCAAAAGCTGAATTTGTGCATAGATAA
- a CDS encoding 2-dehydropantoate 2-reductase has product MSIRNKKIKRSVGKTPQKIGIIGLGPVGMILAVHLQEAGCEVVLCDIDKIKINLVRREGLRLEGVINKQAPFKNICTSISELAGHDPDLLIFSLKTHQMPRVVKEAAMLKNGKLCVLSAQNGIDVEQILAAVFGESQTLRMVLNFAGNLQAPNVVKVTFFNPPNYIASIDDSQEKTAKFFGAWLNEVKLQTEVVDSFEILKRSWEKTILNSSLSALCGVGKFTMAEAMAMPDTIQLIERVIEEAVEVAKAKKIKFGVGFIKKCLRYLKNAGDHFPSLAVDLINNRETEIDYFNGKIVEYGKKHRIETPLNLTFTSLVKAITQKQLLYQPVSNNNLPYKGESGLNIFKENKKNTPSKARHCFMGIDLGSAYTKFTVIDDSGKIIYQHALQTLNREKIALKHVLQMIQSDFPVKYSCATGYGRKHFPDADIIKTEINCAAAGAAKHYSGVKNIIDIGGEDIKVIKCDERDQVDSFYLNDKCAAGTGAFITEIAERAEITTREMSDLASKSDFKKELNSFCTVFAKTEIMGWLFDGVPIEDISKGIYISIANRVAKLRVDTAVPVYMIGGVIAHHPHLKKLLEEKFQNEVHIVENPQYITSLGAAIIAKNIFNKQLKNKKVLNL; this is encoded by the coding sequence ATGAGTATCCGTAATAAAAAAATAAAACGATCTGTAGGTAAGACGCCTCAAAAGATCGGCATCATCGGCTTGGGCCCGGTAGGAATGATCTTAGCAGTGCACCTGCAGGAAGCCGGGTGTGAAGTTGTGCTTTGCGATATTGACAAAATAAAAATCAACCTGGTACGGAGAGAAGGCCTTCGCCTGGAAGGTGTAATAAACAAACAAGCCCCTTTCAAAAATATATGTACATCCATCAGTGAATTAGCCGGCCACGATCCGGACCTGCTGATATTTTCCTTAAAAACCCACCAAATGCCCCGTGTGGTGAAAGAGGCAGCAATGCTTAAAAACGGCAAGCTCTGTGTTCTTAGCGCTCAAAATGGAATAGATGTAGAACAAATCCTTGCCGCTGTTTTCGGTGAATCTCAAACCTTGCGCATGGTGCTCAATTTTGCAGGCAATCTTCAGGCGCCTAACGTAGTAAAAGTTACCTTTTTCAATCCTCCCAATTATATTGCCTCTATAGACGATAGCCAGGAGAAAACAGCAAAGTTTTTTGGAGCATGGCTTAACGAGGTAAAGCTGCAAACCGAGGTTGTGGATTCGTTTGAGATTTTAAAAAGAAGTTGGGAAAAAACCATCCTTAATTCTTCATTAAGCGCTTTATGCGGGGTTGGAAAATTTACGATGGCAGAAGCAATGGCAATGCCCGATACCATACAGCTTATTGAACGGGTTATTGAAGAAGCGGTAGAGGTGGCTAAAGCAAAAAAAATAAAATTTGGAGTTGGCTTTATCAAAAAATGCCTGCGTTATTTAAAAAATGCCGGTGATCACTTTCCTTCCCTGGCAGTTGACCTGATCAATAACAGGGAAACCGAAATAGATTACTTCAATGGTAAAATTGTTGAATATGGTAAAAAACATCGCATCGAAACGCCTTTGAATCTCACCTTTACAAGTTTGGTGAAAGCCATTACACAAAAACAATTATTATACCAACCTGTCAGCAATAATAATTTGCCATATAAAGGAGAATCAGGTCTAAATATCTTTAAGGAAAATAAGAAAAATACCCCTTCAAAAGCCAGGCATTGTTTTATGGGCATTGATCTCGGGTCTGCCTATACTAAGTTTACTGTAATTGATGATAGCGGGAAAATCATATATCAACATGCACTGCAAACTTTGAACCGGGAGAAAATTGCTTTAAAACATGTGCTGCAGATGATTCAATCGGATTTTCCCGTCAAATATAGCTGTGCAACGGGTTATGGCCGCAAACATTTTCCTGATGCCGATATCATAAAAACAGAAATAAATTGTGCTGCTGCGGGAGCAGCAAAGCATTATTCCGGGGTTAAAAACATCATTGATATCGGAGGAGAGGATATTAAGGTAATAAAGTGTGATGAGCGGGATCAGGTAGACAGTTTTTATTTGAACGATAAATGTGCTGCAGGTACGGGGGCATTTATCACAGAGATTGCCGAGCGGGCGGAAATTACGACCCGGGAAATGAGCGACCTTGCATCTAAATCCGATTTCAAAAAAGAGCTCAATAGCTTCTGTACCGTTTTCGCCAAGACAGAGATAATGGGATGGCTCTTTGATGGCGTTCCAATTGAAGACATCTCAAAGGGGATCTATATCTCCATTGCCAACAGGGTGGCAAAGCTAAGAGTAGATACGGCAGTTCCCGTTTACATGATAGGCGGTGTAATTGCCCACCATCCTCACCTGAAAAAACTCCTGGAAGAAAAGTTTCAAAATGAAGTGCATATAGTCGAAAACCCGCAATATATTACCTCACTGGGGGCAGCAATAATCGCCAAAAATATATTTAACAAACAACTGAAAAATAAAAAAGTATTAAACCTATAA